A window of Salvia splendens isolate huo1 chromosome 8, SspV2, whole genome shotgun sequence genomic DNA:
GAGTTATCTATCCTACCAAACATGTGCTGAATTGATTTCTTATCTCGGATGTCTTGCTGAGCTAAAATGGAGATATCAAAACATTAGATTCATTAAGAGTTCATAAttttttctgttacaaaaacaAAATCTTACAATGGAAAAACAAGCTGGTTTTATCCattgtaataataaaaataacattcaCTATAGTATCTAATAAGCAACCATATATGAACACTTGTTATAAGCTCAACAAGAATTTATAAAGAAGAATGAACTTAAACAGCTACTTAAAAAAGTGAGCTTTTCAGCAGATCAAAACCCTCTTAAAGAATGAAGTGAAGAAAGCAACTGATAAAAAAACGAAGTATATAAATGCGATTTTGGATCTTTGAAATTGCACGTTTCTTCAATTTAAACTGTGGTCTTATGTACTTTATTTGGTTGAAATCAAGTTTGTCCATGACCGATTATTGTAGAAGTAAGGTTGATGCACAATAAATGAGAGTAGGATCAAAACATTGAGCTTCCGAACACACAATGAATTACTCTCTAACTACAATGGAATGGCTTCATGTTAATCAAAACAAATCAGACTTCAAATCCATGAAAAAAATAAGTACTAGTAGGAGTACTAACTAATGATTATTCCTAATAAACAAGGATAAATCAATGGTTTGTTAAAGTTAAAGGCCATTTTATATCAAAAAAGATGTAGTTGAATAAGCGACAGTGACATTATTAAGTCAGTGAAAAAAAGAGGGTTTTCCATTCCTCAAGAATCTTGCTCTGCAGGAATTCCTCCATTGATGGCCATCCTCACCACCTGAAAGATAACTGCAAATCCCACCACcatcaaattaaaaatgtatatatatagagagagagaaagagggagaaaGGTAAGTTATTAGTAGTTATTACAGGAGGCGACGACCAAAACGGCGAAGAGAATAAGAACAACGTGAGCAGGCTCCAAGGCGGTCTTGTTGGAAGAAATGGGCCCTACTCCTCTCCTGCTTATATTCTTCTCAAACTTTGCCACTTTCTTCTCCGCCAAACGCTTCGACACCGTCTGCGcacattcaaattttgaaaccCTAGTTAGTTTCATTCCAAAAATACGCCAACGCAGCACTAGCTGTTTCACACGTTCAAAATtaacaaacaaaaacacaaagAATAACTAATACTcctatgttttaaattaaaaacaagAACAAAAGCCAATATGCAAGGGCAGCGCAGTTGGTTCCGGAGGGGCAAAGTTACAAGAAGAACAAAAGCCAATAACATTTCGTATTTGATTGATTTGCAGAAAATCATTTCAACTTAAAACAGCATCAAAAAAATTTCACAGATGGAGTTGGGAATGAGGATTTTACCATGTTGCAAAATTTGATTTCTGAAGAGATGTTGGAAGCAGCAGAGTTTTTCCTCGTCTCAGAATACTGAGAATAGTAATAAGAACTCTTCTGGAATATAGAAGCAGATGATTTCCTTGTCTCAGAATTAACTCTCCTGTCATGTCCTGTCCTGTCCTGGCATATAAAACCTAGCACCGCATTTGAAATTTATTGCTACCTAAAGCTGGGCCCCACTCAGTTATTATGTAGAATAATTTCTTTTAAATTCTCAATAAAAACTTGTTTAATGAGAAAAGATTTATGAGCAGACATATAAAAGTCAATTGCTAAACAATTGTTCTCATATTTTCGAAGAttcgttgtaattttattaCAGAAAAGAAGGCAAGATTTTCTTGGCAATCAAAGGGATCGCTTTGTTAAATTAACCATTTTATAATAGGCATGGAAAATGTAACCAACTTCATAATCTTACATTGGGCGTAATCATAATACGCATTCGTTCCAAAAATATAGGCCACTTTTGCTATTTTGTccgtaaaataaaattaatcaatttctatttttgaaaaaaattcattacacattacaatattaataaatatggattatattTTTCACTAAAATACTTCAACTACTTTATATTCTACTGATTTCGCATCAAATCTGGTGTAATTccaaaatctttatttttatgggaacAAAAAGAgtatcaatttttaaatattttaaaaataatattaatacacATTTACAATGTCTATTGAGAATCTGAATTGTACAAAATTAAAGTTCAACTAGTGCTCTGGCTGCGAGTTCTCaaaataagagcatccgcagcggtggcgaaagacgccaccgccgtccgcgccgttggcaaggcgcaggaccgccgccgctgcagccgcgccgctggcacggcgctgctcgatgtatcgagcacgtccgtgccagcggacgcacacgtggcgcgctcccattcgtcaacggcatagccgttgtgtttaaactttttttttatttttttttaaaaatcggtatttaattataaataatgctaaaaaataaaaaaaaaatattttccaaatcccaaaaatatggccgtttttttcccgttttttctgaatttttttgattttttttgatttttttttttccccaaaatcatctataaatacacacattcatcatccatttatcacatcaaatcatctctcattcatctctcattcataattctcatacaaactatcaacacattcatccctcactcaaaatctcaaatggatttcacccatattatggtggaagcggaacgcgaagaacaagaatactacgaacaacatcgtgccgcttacgaagcatatgtcgcggcgaatacccctgctcctcctcctcaacgaaccagatcaaatcgacggtacatccatcgtgaccgggagggagcccacgaaaggctcgttgccgactactttgccgaccagccgcggtttccggcagattacttcaggcgccgttttcgcatgtcaaagcgcttgttcatgcgaattgtcaacacattgttcgtcaccactcttcaatgatgtgatgaatggtgtagcaccggcgatcgacttcaccatcaacggaaatatataccgcatgggttactatctcgccgatggtatctacccaaggtggtcgacgttcgtgaagacgctccacaacccgcacgacccgagacgggttctttttgcgcagcgtcaagagtcagcgcggaaagatgtcgaaagagccttcggggtccttcaagctcgattcaacattgtgaaggccccggctcggctgtggtacgtgaataatatcgccgacatcatgttcacgtgtattatattacacaacatgattatagccgacgaagggccgagggcggctagcttctacgacgaggacgaagccggaagctcaacagcgaggtctcccctacgccgaggcgagcatacgacggttggccagaggatcgagacaagacacacaatgcgcgatactcgaatccacaatcaactacaagaagacctaatcaaccacatgtgggcgaaattcggcaacgagtagtgtcatttttaatttttaggattttaattatgtaatttttaatttttaggattttaattatgtaatttttaatttttaggattttaattatgcaatgtttaattttatttgtcatttgtaatatttattgtgggttttaaatgaattttaatattatggaaatgtttttgtgtaattgaattttatattaattgtgctcgtccttgcggaagagcacagttgtgggtgttgtgctcttgccagagagcaggcatgaatagtaccgcccgggcccacaaccgtgccgctggcaagagcacggttgtggatgtaAATATCAAATTTATACCTAAATTCATGGTTTTTATGACTAATGTCACTTTTACTACTCCAGTTGACACCATATGATGTAGGATTACTTCTGCCATATAAGAATAAGTATGTCACTTAGATAGAATAAATTTGTTACATCGATTTATATTATTGATGGAATGACTAACTATAGAATTTCTGCAACTATGTACATTTGATGATATATTTTAGCAACTATGTacatttaatgatttttttaattagttttaaaGTGTAAATCATATCTGACTCTGACCTCaagttgatgatttttcaagattTTTCTCATGAATATTCCTACTGAAAATGCTAGTCACACTTgttaagaaaagaaaatgtatGTTATGCAAAAGCAACTCATTTGCTATTTTCTATCTTATTCTCTTTTCTACTTTGAACTTTCTTTATTCTCCAAACAgttaatactatattttattagtattacatTAGTCCTAGCTAAAATGATACATTCTTTTTCGcacttattttaaaaaaataataataataaatagttaaaatgaagaGAAAGTAAATAATAGATGGAATAATGTAGAAGATACTCtattctatattattctctctaaCTTTAACTACTCCAATTTATTGTCATTTTACAAAATACGTGCAAAAAAAGAAACATGTCATCTTAGTTGAGTTGGAGGGAAtgtcattttattaaattaaattatgtgtttaaaaaaatttatcacttactaatataattaatgtgaatcttaaggattcaagacacatatgtttgccccggacttgctcttgtaaatatttcaataacccaaacaaacccaacaagaaatgaaacaataaaaatggtggaaaagggagaaggtgttatgatttagatagatgcttggaacctatgaaccttctacaaaacaatgaagacaacccaaggcaactttcaccaaagcaagaatctaatggctccacaaaactagcaacataagaactagaattgcataccttaacattcaatttaagcccgacaatagattaaaatgcaaccacaagggattttgataaatcttcaaagaTGAAGAGGAATGCTCACAATGGAGTCTTTGGTAGGTTTACAAAATGTTCAAAGCTGCCATAGAAAAACCCTAACATGTCTATTCATACTAGAAGTGAAAAAggagtaaaataaaacaattcttggTAAAAAAGACACATCTCGgacaaaacacccgaccgggcgtttcccTAGGTTCATTTCGCCCGCCCGAGCGAAGTTTCTGGACAAAAACTGATCTCTCGACATAaccgcccgaccgggcgttttgcatgaGGAAAAACGCCCGCGCCACGCGTTTTGTTCTGCATTGCGCGGCTTTCTTAAAGCGATCATAACTTCCTCATccgggctccgattgaggcatgcaagatatccacgcgaagctcttttgaCTATGGAGACAATGGAAGTCTTAGGAGAGGATTTGGACTTTATCTTCAAAGGCAAATTCTGGTTTGAATCAGACCTCCAAATCCGGATTGGCTCCTTGCCATGTCACCACCTTGTtctcggaccccaatcaacccatggcCCTCGATGTCGTTGTATcctatgattgtgaatacccggATTCACATCAATAACGATGGGAGTATTatattgtatatttatttaaaactttTGTGTAACTCAAAAGGTTGGCAAGTGAGAATTGACTCCCATCGACATTATCTACAGTTCTACACTACAACTGTGAAGTCAATTTTGCAAcattttaacaatttttttttgttgttaagagcatccacaaccgtgctcttgccagcgagcacggttgtgggcccgacgccactattcatgcctgctctctggcaagagcacaacacccacaactgtgctcttccgcaaggacgagcacaattcaatttaaaattcaattaaacaaaaacatttccataatattaaaattcattaaaaaaccacaataaatattacaaattacaaataaaataaaaaagacatcattaaaatcctaaaaattaaaaattacataattaaaatactaaaaatggatatgagagaatgaagatgagaatggatacgggagaatgaagatgagaattgtgtagtttgatgtgaattttttggtgtgaaagtgggggtatttatagatgaaagtgtgtatttttgggggaaaaaataaaaaaaattaaaagtggtaaaaacggtaataaacggatatattttttttgggaagtgaatttttttttaatcggtttttttaaataaaaacctatttttaattaaaaaaattcaaaggcaacggcgcCGCGCGCCACgtgtcctgctcgctggcacggcgcggacggacgcgggttgggccaccaccgttgtggatgctctaaattttaaatgtaagaaagaaaatgttaatttacaaaaatcataaatttaggtaaaaatttgatattttaccCAAACtttaaatgtaataaaaaaagatagtgataaatgtacataaattggACATACATAAATAAACTTTTTTAACATTGTATATTGaaaatcaatttataaatatgaattaactaaaaataaattgcatgttaaaaccatctccaaccatactccaaaaatgagttttggtgtAGAAATATTCTCTAAccatacaccaaactcaaacccatttttggtgttttttgtGAAATAATACTACCAAATATGGTGTTACTGCAAAAAATTTGTGATACAAAAACCAAAAAATggtgtaaattttgaatttggtgtaaatggttggagtaaaactaTTTTTTGGTGTGACGTATACTCgaaaatgggtttgagtttggtgtaaatggttggagattgTCTAATCATTCCATaacaatttaggaaatattaaaatttttaattaaataccaacaaacTTAAgacaaatataatattaattgaattttgtaTGATTATTTCGAATCTAAGCTCAAAATCATATAAAAAATGTGTTATAAATTTTCCATCACTTCTTTTAGATTGCTATATAATAATGTATAACAAAACTAATTTGTAATagaattcaattaaatttaaaatttaggaaTGTACATGTactatttatatactactttCAAATAACATGCCAATTTTCTATTAATAATAATGACATTTTCGTAAGGGTTGTTCCCAAGACATGGCCATGAAAAATGTTGTTCTCAATTCACTATTTTTAATGGATTTAACATGTGAAGTGTGTACAACGGGAAAACAACCTAAGAAAaatcttgaaaaaaaaaatttgagtaAAGAGGGAAACTATTTTCCTCGGGTCAAGTTCATCGTTAGCTTTCTCACTGTAAGATAAGAGAATTCTTAAGTGAACTTGGATTTGAAGCTTTATGTTTTTACATCAACACAGACAATATATTTACGACATCTAAACAAATTACATATGCTAAAACAACCAAGCAAAACTTGATTGcgtttcatatatatatatccaaaaGTAAAATAAGTTGAAAGGATATCAGGAACACACATGCTACATATGAAGATTTGAGAGGGTAGGGAACCATATTGCCGTATGCTTAATTGAAGTTAATTAGCCAAAACAAGTGTTTCTACCAGTTTTGCAACTGAGAGGAAATGCTTTTCACAACCGGGTGGTATTCGGTGTGAAGATGTCTCTTCGCCTTCTCTGAACCAGGTTGCCCGAGCCAATCATTATATAGCCTTTTGATTCCGGGATTTTCAAAAGGATCACCCACCAATACCTGAAAAAGTGTAAAAGCCTAAGCAATTAGCATCTACTATAGAAGGACATCAACATATTATTAGGTTGTCAAGACACtgaaattttttttccttttcctaaAGCCGAAAGTTCGGGATTAAGGAATTTCGAACTCACCAATTCCATCCCCATATTTTAACATTGTTTTCCACAAAGTAAAAGGTTATCAGACACTCGTATAACTAGCAGACAGAATAGAACCTCAATCCAAGAAGGACACTAACAAAATCAGACTTACATTTTCAGAATATGTTGCTTCCAACGATTGAATCAAATCTTTTGCAGATTGACCAGGATTGGGTTTGATTTGGCCTCCACCATTAAGACATCCTGTCATAGGTGCAAACATTAAGAAAACATAATTACGTTAAGATGAATATACATCAGTTGacaatccaaaattaaaatcTGAAGGTGGGAAAGAAAAATACCAGAAGGGCAAGCCATTATCTCTAGAAAATGATATTCACACTTTCCAGATTTGATTTTTGTAACAATGTTCCGCAAGTTCCTGAATCCATAACATAAAGCAAATCTCAACACAATTTTACCATCAACCTGCATAAGAAAGAGATTCTcttagaaaaaagaaaacaaggtttccattatttttttatgtgaagTATGTTTATAGTGAAGAGCAACTAAGATACATATTCGATTTCTTGCATGTATGCTACAGAGGAAGGTGTAATGATGAAAACAGACACCAGGGGAAAGTATGAAGCATCATTGAACAAGGAATAAGAAGTAACAAGGTAAACCAAGTATGAGAGGAGGAAAAAAAAGGATTTTTTAGGCGAATCTGCTGAATGAAGGAAATATCAAACTTACTTCCAAAGTAAGTTCACGAAAATCCGCATTCCTTACAGTCTTATACTCAAGAGGTCCATCAATTTCCTTCCTAAAAAGCATCTTTGAGGCATAACGAAAAAGTGTATCAGCATAACCTCCAGAGCTCCCACGAACACCATAGAGATTGCCTTCTTCATCTACATTGGATAATCTgtggatgaaattattaattgATCAGTCCCAGCCCTCAGTCCATCATAGCCTGCTTCAGATAGCCTATAAACAATAAACACTTACAATTTATCCACAGGAGAATCCTCCAAGGTTGTAAAATCAATTGATTTCATCTGCGACAATAATAGATAATTTACATTTTAGATAAACAGTATATAAAACAACAAATACTGGATGATCAGGCTGCTAACAAAGAAAATATACCTTAATTAGATCTAAAACCTCTCCAGTTGTCAACACTGAGTCAACCTCTGTAATTCTTTCAGCATCTGAATCTGACTGAAACATAAAGTCATCTCGAGCAGCCTCAAGCTTTTTGTCATAGCAGGGCATCACAGTCACGTGATATATGTCCTCTGGCCTGCTTGCACATACAGTATATCCCCAATATCAGAAACCATTTCTCTAAAGTTCATAAATTTGGGAGGCATAAGAACTTCTTAAGTGATTTTTAATGCGTGCAAACTATGATTTGATATTGGGTCAAATGCacataaattcacaaaaaataaCAAAGAAGCTGAAATACTGAACCAAAAGTGAAAAGTGTCCATTACAGTGATTTAGAACACAATTGTTTGTTGGAGGCTTTTCACTCACCTGATACATAATTCTTGGCAGATGTGGTTCTTAATGGCAGCACCAATTGTTTGTTGGGGGCTTTTCACTGAAGAAATATGTGGAAGAATATATGATCCAAGAGTTTTTTCGGCATAGCATATCCAACCTGCCATTCAACATCAAGGAAAATTCAGTTACAAATTACAATCAAGAAAGCCATCAATTATTATGAAATAACTTAAAAGTCCAATAGACAAAGTCTGCCACCCAAAACGTTTTCTACCTCTCTCCCACAAACAACCGAGCGAACATAGATAACTAGTTGTGACatcatattttatatttttattaggtTGAAAAGAGCAAATATTTGCACCTACAGCAGACAGGAAGAGTTTTTGTATTTCAGTACCTGGACATGCAGATGAAATCATAGGAAGGTCTGACTTTGACTTCTCTTCACTAGCTGAATTGCTTTCTCTATAACGAGCTATGAATTCATTACAAGACTCAATAAGTGTTAAATCTCGACTGCTGCTAGTATCAAAAATGGCTCTCACTCCCAAAGACTTCAACAATGTTGTAAGTTTCTTAAATACCtgaaatcatttaaaaaaaactggTAGTGCCAGGAACTTGTACCCAAAATAGACAACCCAGCAAAAATAATACTCTAAAGTACAACAATGATTTCTATATATAAAATCTTACCTGAAGGGGAGAAAGGCCAAAATGAACAGCAAGAGAAGCCCTAGACTGGGGAGAAAGGGAGAAAATTATAGATTTTCCTTTGTTGAGGTTCAAAAGAAACTCATCTAAACTCTGCTTCTCAAGCATAACTGTCTCTGCGGAAGTTATGCACCCACTGCACGAGAATCATGAACATTAGTGTACCAGTTTCGATTTTCTCTCCTCCCTTCATTCTTCCCCTGCAGTTACTCACACACGCAAGTGCAGAGGAGTACCTAAGTGACTATATCTAGCAACGGTGGTCATAAAAAAAACACGTtcatcctaaaaaataaaaccatAGTTGTATTTACCTGCATGCTAAGCAGTCCTTGAGTGAGATCTTCACAGGCTCCGTCTGAGCCGCTTTAGGAGCCATCCTAGATTTTCCAGCATTCTGTTCACGAGCAGCAACTACAATGACTACGACGAAGAtgacaaacaaagaaaaaatggcAACAAACAAGATCATACTAAACGAGGATGCACTTTCTGCACCAATGATTCCAATAGTCATCTCAATTGATATTATACTTCATAATTGAAAAGAGAGCAACATAACCAAGCACTGAACTTCACCAATTGCTAAAGCCAATTAGAAATGTTTGCCAAACTCTAATAGAACCGCGAACGGTTGAGCAATTTCAATAACAGGGATCAAAATATGTGAAATTCCAATCAAAATTGTCAAAAAGCTAGCTGGAGATTATCGATTAAAAAAACCCAGTTACCTCAGTTTTAATGACGCAGCCTTGCGATGGAGCTATGTAATCGTTCAAGTCGCCAATTCTGAGCGTGGCAGAAAATCTCTCCGACATTATCGCAGTCTGTATGGTGCACGATTCACTGAAAAACGAAGATTGATAGTTGATGATGTAGAAGTTGAATCTTGTGTTCCAGTTTTGGTTCGGAGGAATTAGGGATTTACAGATTACTAAAAGGGGATTAAAAGGCGGTCGAAGGGGGTTTCCTTCTGCCCAGTCGATAAAAGTCAATAAAGACAAACTGAAACCGGCAAATATATATTGCTATTATTcgaaagagaaaagataaattaacaaaaattgtagTATATACAAAATACCCTTTAATTTAGTTCTATTTTTAGGATAAAAATTTTATGACTAATTTATCCTTATTTAATATTGATAACATTGATTTAGATTATGAATTATTTAAGGTAATACTCCACGAATTAACACACTACATAATTAAAGTACtcctatatttaattataaaataattactagtactatgtaatttaataaagtaacatatattttttaaaagaaaattatatttgatcattttataCTTTAGTAGTATCTAGTTTTTTTTGCCATTTGTATTAGTTTTTCATAACTTGTTTGATCTTTTtgttgttaattttttattttaaattatgataCAATATAAATCATTAATTTTGTACATAAGTAAATCgacttaattaatattaattagttGAATGATagtactaagaaattaagtatatatactgtagttatttttataatttacatttattataattatttaatactaatgtAGTTGAATGTGAGTGATTATGATCGTTTAATCAATTTTCTAGTACACAAAAAATTGACGTAATCACCATCAATTAGTTGGATGAGagtactaagaaattaagtatatatattatatatatagtcatttttataatttacaattttaaaattgttagAACAATAAAATAGTTGGAAGTGAAtgattattgttattattttatatcaaatttatttttgtttcatggTTTTGAGTCAAGATATTGAATTCACAAAAAAATCGATTCAATGATCATTAGTTAGTTTGATGATGatactaaaaaattaagtaaatatacaTATGGTTGTTTTGTAatttatactattaaaattagtaaaatttacTAATAAGAGTATTAAAATAGTTAGCTACAAATGGtcgttatttaattttaatttattttttactattttatattcatttcatAATTTTTGAGTTAAGATATACAATATTCAATGAAATCGTGttaattgatttttaattagTTGAATGGCaatactaattaattaagtatatttacaCATAGTTATTTTTTATTACACAATGAAATAGTTTGGTTTGAATAACTATTAatgttttagtttattttttattactggttaattaaaattttaaattttaattagttggatggcaatactaaaaattaaatcaatagga
This region includes:
- the LOC121745441 gene encoding protein NAR1-like isoform X1 — its product is MSERFSATLRIGDLNDYIAPSQGCVIKTENAGKSRMAPKAAQTEPVKISLKDCLACSGCITSAETVMLEKQSLDEFLLNLNKGKSIIFSLSPQSRASLAVHFGLSPLQVFKKLTTLLKSLGVRAIFDTSSSRDLTLIESCNEFIARYRESNSASEEKSKSDLPMISSACPGWICYAEKTLGSYILPHISSVKSPQQTIGAAIKNHICQELCIRPEDIYHVTVMPCYDKKLEAARDDFMFQSDSDAERITEVDSVLTTGEVLDLIKMKSIDFTTLEDSPVDKLLSNVDEEGNLYGVRGSSGGYADTLFRYASKMLFRKEIDGPLEYKTVRNADFRELTLEVDGKIVLRFALCYGFRNLRNIVTKIKSGKCEYHFLEIMACPSGCLNGGGQIKPNPGQSAKDLIQSLEATYSENVLVGDPFENPGIKRLYNDWLGQPGSEKAKRHLHTEYHPVVKSISSQLQNW
- the LOC121745441 gene encoding protein NAR1-like isoform X2, translated to MLEKQSLDEFLLNLNKGKSIIFSLSPQSRASLAVHFGLSPLQVFKKLTTLLKSLGVRAIFDTSSSRDLTLIESCNEFIARYRESNSASEEKSKSDLPMISSACPGWICYAEKTLGSYILPHISSVKSPQQTIGAAIKNHICQELCIRPEDIYHVTVMPCYDKKLEAARDDFMFQSDSDAERITEVDSVLTTGEVLDLIKMKSIDFTTLEDSPVDKLLSNVDEEGNLYGVRGSSGGYADTLFRYASKMLFRKEIDGPLEYKTVRNADFRELTLEVDGKIVLRFALCYGFRNLRNIVTKIKSGKCEYHFLEIMACPSGCLNGGGQIKPNPGQSAKDLIQSLEATYSENVLVGDPFENPGIKRLYNDWLGQPGSEKAKRHLHTEYHPVVKSISSQLQNW